The Channa argus isolate prfri chromosome 14, Channa argus male v1.0, whole genome shotgun sequence genome includes a window with the following:
- the LOC137098447 gene encoding tripartite motif-containing protein 16-like, protein MAKQGNQLDQEKFSCSICLEELKDPVTIPCGHSYCLNCIKTHWDEEDGKKLHSCPQCRQTFTPRPALVKNTMLAELMEELKKHEVPVAPADHCYAGPEDVACDFCTGTKLKAVKSCLMCLVSYCEKHLQPHYDVAQLKKHKLVEPSKNLQENICPRHDEVMKMFCRTDQQCICYLCSVDEHKGHDTVSAAAERTERQRELEGSRQQIQQRIQDRDKDLKVLQQEVEALNRSAEKTLEDSEKIFTELIRLIEKRRSEVKQKIRSQQETEVSRVKELQEKLEQVINELKRKDAELEQLSRTEDHNQFLHNYPSLSQLSESTDTSSVNIRPLRYFEDVTAAVSELRDQLQDILRQTWTNISSLVDEVDVLLPQPEPKTRAGFLKYSCELTLDPNTANENLLLSDGNRKVTFMSQKQSYSSHKDRFIHWFQVLSKESLTGRSYWEVEWRGTGVDVAVTYKNISRAGRGHECVFGLNDKSWVLTCFQNSYKFCFNHIKTPVSCPQSSRIGVYLDHRAGILSFYSVSETMTLLHRVQTTFTQPLHAGLYAGFEDGDTVKFCKLN, encoded by the coding sequence ATGGCAAAGCAAGGAAACCAACTGGACCAAGAAAAATTCTCCTGTTCAATCTGTTTAGAGGAACTGAAGGATCCAGTGactattccctgtggacacagttacTGTCTGAACTGTATTAAAACCCACTGGGATGAAGAAGATGGAAAGAAACTCCacagctgtcctcagtgtagacagaccttcacacCGAGACCTGCTCTGGTAAAAAACACCATGTTGGCTGAATTAATGGAAGAGCTGAAGAAACATGAGGTTCCAGTtgctcctgctgatcactgctatgctggaccTGAAGATGTGGCCTGTGATTTCTGTACTGGGAcaaaactgaaagctgttaagTCCTGTTTGATGTGTCTGGTCtcttactgtgagaaacacctgcagcctcattatgatgtagcacagttaaaaaaacacaagctggtggagcccTCCAAGAACCTGCAGGAGAACATCTGCCCTCGtcatgatgaggtgatgaagatgttctgccgtactgatcagcagtgtatctgttatctctgctctgtggatgaacataaaggccacgacacagtctcagctgcagcagaaaggactgagaggcagagagaactcgaggggagtcgacaacaaatccagcagagaatccaggacagagacaaagatttgaaggtgcttcaacaggaggtggaggctctcaatcgctctgctgagaaaacattggaggacagtgagaagatcttcactgagctgatccgtctcattgagaaaagaaggtctgaggtgaagcagaagatcagatcccagcaggaaactgaagtgagtcgagtcaaagagcttcaggagaagctggagcaggtgatcaatgagctgaagaggaaagatgctgagctggagcagctctcacgCACAGAGGATCACAACCAGTTTCTACACAACTACCCCTCACTGTCACAACTCAGTGAATCTACAGATACATCCAGTGTCAACATCcgtcctctgagatactttgaggatgtgacagcagctgtgtcagagctcagagatcaaCTACAGGACATtctgagacagacatggacaaacatctcatcattaGTGGATGAAGTGGATGTTTTACTGCCACAACCAGAACCAAAGACCAGAGCtggattcttaaaatattcatgtgaactcacactggatccaaacacagcaaatgaaaatctgttattatctgatggaaacagaaaagtaacattCATGAGTCAAAAACAGTCTTATTCTAGTCACAAAGACAGATTCATTCATTGGTTTCAGGTCCTGAGCAAAGAGAGTCTGACTGGACGtagttactgggaggtggagtggagagggACAGGGGTTGATGTAGCAGTAACATACAAGAAcatcagcagagcaggaagaggccATGAATGTGTATTTGGATTAAATGACAAATCTTGGGTACTTACATGTTTCCAAAACAGTTATAAATTTTGTTTCAACCATATTAAAACTCCAGTCTCAtgtcctcagtcctccagaataggagtgtacctggatcacagagcaggtattctgtccttctacagtgtctctgaaaccatgactctcctccacagagtccagaccacattcactcagcctctacatgctggactttATGCTGGTTTTGAGGATGGAGACACAGTTAAGTTCTGCAAACTAAATTAG
- the LOC137098445 gene encoding tripartite motif-containing protein 16-like, translated as MAQKGVKLDEEAFSCSICLDLLKDPVTIPCGHSHCLNCIKGFWDEEDQKKLYSCPQCRQTFTQRPVLVKNAILAGLVEELKKTGLQAALADQCYAGPKDVACDVCTGRKLKTVKSCLVCLASYSEKHLQPHCESPAFKKHKLVEPSKNLQENICPRHDEVMKMFCSTDQQSICYLCSVDEHKGHDTVSAAAERTERQRELEGSRQQIQQRIQDREKDVKVLQQEVEALNRSAEKTAEDSEKIFTELIRLIEKRSSEVKQQIRSQQETEVSRVKELQEKLEQEITELKRKDAELEQLSHTEDHNQFLHNYPSLSQLSESTHTSSINIRPLRYFEDVTAAVSELRDQLQDILRQTWTNISSLVIQVDVLLLDPKAEPETRAGFLKYSCEITLDPNTANDYLLLSEGNRKVTVVSQKQSYSSHKDRFTFFCQVLSRESLTGRCYWEVEWRGTAVDVAVTYKNISRSVNGEGCDFGNNDKSWALTCFQKKFEFWFNKIKIPVSGPQSSRIGVYLDHRAGILSFYSVCETMTLLHRVQTTFTQPLHAGLFLFDCGSTAELCKLPSSRRH; from the coding sequence TGAACTGTATTAAAGGTTTCTGGGATGAAGAGGATCAGAAGAAACTCTacagctgtcctcagtgtagacagaccttcacacAGAGACCTGTCCTCGTGAAAAACGCCATCTTAGCAGGTttagtggaggagctgaagaagactggactCCAAGCTGCTCTTGCTGATCAATGCTATGCTGGACCTAAAGATGTGGCCTGTGATGTCTGTactgggagaaaactgaaaactgttaagtcctgtcttgtttgtttggcaTCTTACAgtgagaaacacctgcagcctcattgTGAATctcctgcttttaaaaaacacaagctggtggagcccTCCAAGAACCTCCAGGAGAACATCTGCCCTCGtcatgatgaggtgatgaagatgttcTGCAGTACTGATCAGCAGAgtatctgttatctctgctctgtggatgaacataaaggccacgacacagtctcagctgcagcagaaaggactgagaggcagagagagctcgaggggagtcgacaacaaatccagcagagaatccaggacagagagaaagatgtgaaggttcttcaacaggaggtggaggctctcaatcgctctgctgagaaaacagcggaggacagtgagaagatcttcactgagctgatccgtctcattgagaaaagaagctctgaggtgaagcagcagatcagatcccagcaggaaactgaagtgagtcgagtcaaagagcttcaggagaagctggagcaggagatcactgagctgaagaggaaagatgctgagctggagcagctctcacacacagaggatcacaaCCAGTTTCTACACAACTACCCCTCACTGTCACAACTCAGTGAATCTACACATACATCCAGcatcaacatccgtcctctgagatactttgaggatgtgacagcagctgtgtcagagctcagagatcaaCTACAGGACATtctgagacagacatggacaaacatctcatcattagtgattcaagtggatgttttactgTTAGATCCAAAGGCAGAACCAGAGACCAGAGCtggattcttaaaatattcatgtgaaatcacactggatccaaacacagcaaatgattatctgttattatctgagggaaacagaaaagtaacagtAGTGAGTCAAAAACAATCTTATTCTAGTCACAAAGACAgattcacatttttctgtcaggtcctgagcagagagagtctgactggacgttgttactgggaggtggagtggagagggACAGCAGTTGATGTAGCAGTCACATACAAGAACATCAGCAGAAGTGTGAACGGTGAAGGATGTGATTTTGGTAACAATGACAAATCTTGGGCACTAAcgtgtttccaaaaaaaatttgaattttggttcaacaaaattaaaattccagtctcaggtcctcagtcctcaagaataggagtgtacctggatcacagagcaggtattctgtccttctacagtgtctgtgaaaccatgactctcctccacagagtccagaccacattcactcagcctctacatgctggactttTCCTTTTTGACTGTGGATCCACTGCTGAGTTGTGTAAACTTCCATCAAGTCGTCGTCATTAA